CCCTTGGCAACGATCTTGAGAGCATCGATGTCGAGACCGGAATCGGTTTCGTCGAGGATGCAGTATTTAGGCTCGAGCATCATCATCTGGAGGATTTCGTTGCGCTTTTTCTCACCGCCGGAGAATCCTTCGTTGACGGCACGGGCAGTGAACTTGCGATCCATTTCCAGCACGTCCATTTTCGAGTAGAGGTTCTTGTAGTAGGCCACGGCATCCAGCTCTTCACCTTCTGGAAGGCGAGCCTGTAGGGCGGCGCGGATGAAGTTGGCATTGGAAACGCCGGGAACTTCAGCCGGGTATTGGAAGGCGAGGAAGATGCCGTCGCGGCTACGCTCATCGACGTCTTTCTCGAGGATTTCTTCGCCGTCGAGGGTGACACTTCCGGAAGTGACTTCGTAGTCGTCGTGACCGGCGATCACTTTCGAGAGAGTCGATTTTCCAGAACCGTTCGGTCCCATAATGGCGTGAACTTCACCCTTGGGGATCTCAAGGTTGAGGCCCTTGAGAATGGGGGTTTCTTCGATGTTAGCGTGCAGGTCTTTGATGATCAGGCTCATGGTCTAGTAGGTATTGGTGATGGGTGTGTGGGAAATTAAATGTTGGAAAAAAGGAATGAAACAGGCGGCTCGTAGGCCTCGAGGTCTAGCCTTGTGGCACACGACCACGCAGGGTGATTTCCAGGTTGTCGATTTGAGCACCTTCGGGGAGGTCGAGAAGATCGCTCAGGCTGGCACCTTGTTTGAGAGGGATGTCGATGATTTTACCGCTGGCTTCATCATGCAAATGCGCGTGCTCGGAGAGATTCGGGCAATAGCGTGATGATTCGCGTTCGAAGTTAACCTGACGGACAACGCCGTGCTGCACCAGGGTTTCCAGGCAGTTATAAACGGTGGCGAGCGAGATGCTGGGCATGTTCTGCTTGGCGCGGTCAAAGACCTCACCAGCTGTTGGGTGATCGCGGTGGGCCATGAGGACGTTGAACACCTCGCTGCGCTGACGCGTCATCCGCAGCCCCTTTACCTTCGGTAGGTCTGTTGATTTTGCGCGAGTCACTTTGTTGTCCATAAAGGTTCGATGTTTTCCGCCTCTGGAAGCGGGTGCGAGGGAAACTAGCTCAGCTGTGACGACTGACAAGCACGAATTAGAATTATTCTAATTCTAACGAAATGGCAGCGGTCGACTGTCGCATGAACTGATTACCGCGTGCAGGCAACACAAAAATGCCGCGCGACGGCTAGAAATCCGGCTACCACCAGATCAACGCGCAGGCCATCACTGCGAGGCCGTAGCATAATCCGCCAATGCTGAGCATGACGTAGCGATCGTTACTTTTCAGAGCCCAAGTAATGGCATCCCGCATGGTGTAGGGCATCCCAACCCAGAACAGGCCTTTGAAAATCATGACGTAGGCGAAAATAGGGACCAGCAGACGGCTGGCGGGGGGCTCCAGGTAGGCGGCGTACAGTAACGGCGCAGCAGCCATCAGGGCGAGCAGACCAATCGCACGCACGGTGAGGAACTCTTTCACGTGCACGATCATGCCGTAAGCGGCGATGGGAACGAGGATGCGCAAGATCGGCTTTGCCTTATTGAACTCGCCCAGATCCATGTGCAGCGAACTCAGCACGCCGAGACGCTCCGGAGCGATCAGCAGCCAGAACCAAGTCATCCCAATGCCCAGCAGCCATGGGCCAAGCACGCGGTTCCTTGGCAGCTTTTGCAAGAAATCCTTACTTCCCTTGGATTTCCACAGCATCCAAGCGTGCAGAACAATCAGCCAGATGCCAAGTGCGATGCCGGCAACATCGAGCGGTATTTTCTCGTAAGGGTGCATAAGATCAGTGGAACGCGGCGGATACTAGGGGGAAATGAGTGGGTGAAAAGGCTTATTTACCATCTGCACTGTCTGGCAGGTAGGGAGTGAGCACCGAGATACAATCGTATTCCGATGCCTCAAGCACAAATCGTTGTTCCTGATCGATAAACCACTCCGGCAATCGGGTGCCTACGTCGAGCTCAATTTCATAGCTCGGTATCTTTTTCCGAAGCTCGTAGCTCATGCTTTCCTCGCCGGGAATCCGCTTGATCTTGCCAGTCAGACTCATGCCCCAAGTATTGAATTCAATGCTGCCGTCAGGCTTGGCGATTTTCAATGTCACGGCGTGACCACCTTGTTTTTTCCGACCGCTGTAGGTGGTGACGTAGAGAACCGTGGCATTGGCCCCCTGCGTGTATTTGGCCAAATTCTCAGGGCTGTAATCGTAATCAAAACGGTGCGTGAAGGCGACCGGAGTGTGCATTTCCTCGCGGAAAAATTGCTGCATGTTCTC
This window of the Oceaniferula flava genome carries:
- a CDS encoding Fur family transcriptional regulator, with product MDNKVTRAKSTDLPKVKGLRMTRQRSEVFNVLMAHRDHPTAGEVFDRAKQNMPSISLATVYNCLETLVQHGVVRQVNFERESSRYCPNLSEHAHLHDEASGKIIDIPLKQGASLSDLLDLPEGAQIDNLEITLRGRVPQG
- the sufC gene encoding Fe-S cluster assembly ATPase SufC, whose amino-acid sequence is MSLIIKDLHANIEETPILKGLNLEIPKGEVHAIMGPNGSGKSTLSKVIAGHDDYEVTSGSVTLDGEEILEKDVDERSRDGIFLAFQYPAEVPGVSNANFIRAALQARLPEGEELDAVAYYKNLYSKMDVLEMDRKFTARAVNEGFSGGEKKRNEILQMMMLEPKYCILDETDSGLDIDALKIVAKGVNAMRSPDRGFLIITHYQRLLDYIQPDYVHVMSDGQIVKSGDKDLALELEESGYDFLKEGEFANA